The following are encoded together in the Pleurocapsa sp. FMAR1 genome:
- a CDS encoding PRC-barrel domain-containing protein, with translation MTTENIHLRSEFINTQVIARNSGKRLGVVKEVLVDIDRREIVALGLRDNLLSVSGIPKYMYLDSIRQTGDVILVDDESAIEDIDIEAYSKLISCEVITEAGEPLGKVRDFQFDAENGAVNSIVIASLGLPQIPEQFISTYELSIEEVVSSGPNRLIVFEGSEERIEQISVGLLERLGIGRPPWEKDREDYYPQTINAENQLGTGTPIRTPISTPVDSREPVMEERWDEDEWQENRVAQQPIRQQAQAIPYEEEYEENNWEDAEPEIYDAPVYDAPPVKEYEYEEVTNEDVWDDDIKPEPYNPPAINIPKKEKAPEYEEEPG, from the coding sequence ATGACAACCGAAAACATACATCTGCGCTCTGAATTTATCAACACTCAGGTTATCGCCCGTAATAGCGGTAAACGATTAGGAGTGGTAAAAGAGGTTTTGGTCGATATAGATCGCAGAGAAATAGTGGCTTTAGGACTGCGAGATAATTTACTTTCGGTTTCTGGAATACCAAAGTATATGTACCTTGACAGTATTCGTCAGACTGGAGACGTGATTTTGGTCGACGATGAAAGTGCAATAGAAGATATAGATATTGAGGCTTACAGTAAGCTAATTAGTTGCGAAGTGATTACTGAAGCTGGCGAACCTCTAGGTAAGGTTAGAGATTTTCAGTTTGATGCAGAAAATGGAGCAGTAAACTCGATTGTGATTGCTTCACTGGGACTACCGCAGATCCCCGAACAGTTTATTAGTACCTACGAACTATCTATCGAAGAGGTGGTTAGCAGTGGTCCTAATCGCTTAATTGTTTTTGAAGGCTCAGAAGAACGGATTGAACAAATTTCAGTCGGTCTTTTGGAGCGTTTGGGTATTGGTCGTCCTCCTTGGGAAAAAGATCGCGAAGACTATTATCCTCAAACTATCAATGCGGAAAACCAGCTAGGTACAGGAACTCCAATTCGTACACCGATTTCTACACCTGTAGATTCTAGAGAACCCGTAATGGAAGAAAGATGGGATGAAGACGAATGGCAAGAAAATCGTGTTGCTCAACAGCCAATTAGACAGCAGGCACAAGCAATTCCCTATGAAGAAGAATATGAAGAAAATAATTGGGAAGATGCAGAACCTGAAATTTATGATGCACCAGTGTATGATGCGCCACCAGTTAAGGAATACGAATATGAAGAAGTAACAAATGAAGATGTTTGGGATGATGATATCAAACCTGAACCCTATAATCCTCCAGCAATAAATATTCCCAAAAAAGAAAAAGCTCCTGAATATGAGGAAGAACCAGGCTAA